Proteins encoded together in one Bradyrhizobium sp. CB82 window:
- a CDS encoding MaoC family dehydratase yields the protein MNEVWKKPPISLEAYQAMVGTEVGISSWHLIDQPRINSYADVIEDHQFIHVDPERAKKETAFGTTIAHGFLTMSLMSIMSYEVMPVIAGTTMGVNYGFDKLRFISPVRSGKRVRGRFVLAEAKLRKPTELQSRTNVTVEIEGEDKPALVAEWLGLIYFA from the coding sequence ATGAATGAAGTCTGGAAGAAGCCGCCGATTTCCTTGGAGGCCTATCAGGCCATGGTCGGCACGGAGGTCGGCATATCGTCATGGCACCTGATCGACCAGCCGCGCATCAACAGCTACGCTGACGTCATCGAGGACCACCAGTTTATCCACGTCGATCCCGAGCGCGCGAAGAAGGAGACCGCGTTCGGCACCACGATCGCGCATGGATTCCTGACGATGTCGCTGATGTCGATCATGTCATATGAGGTGATGCCGGTCATCGCAGGTACCACGATGGGCGTCAATTACGGTTTTGACAAGCTGCGCTTCATCTCGCCGGTGCGTTCGGGCAAGCGCGTCCGCGGTCGTTTCGTGCTCGCCGAGGCGAAGCTCCGCAAGCCCACGGAATTGCAGTCCCGCACCAACGTCACGGTGGAGATCGAGGGCGAGGACAAGCCGGCGCTGGTCGCCGAATGGTTGGGGCTGATCTATTTCGCGTAA
- a CDS encoding SDR family NAD(P)-dependent oxidoreductase has product MAIRFDGRVAIVTGAGNGLGRAHALGLASRGAKVVVNDFGGARDGSGGSLSPAETVVEEIRKAGGTAMADGADVSNFDQVAAMVERVSREWGSVDLLCANAGILRDKSFGKMEAADFQKVLDVHLVGTFYCCKAVWAGMRDRNYGRIVLTTSSSGLYGNFGQANYGAAKSGMVGLMNVLAEEGRKSNIRVNIISPTAATRMTEELLPPQALQLMKPEAITPAVEYMLSDDAPTRTIMGAGAGSFAVIRIIESEGINLAESDWTPDAISAHFAEISDMSKAKALQGAFEQTQKYVAQAAARVGVKL; this is encoded by the coding sequence ATGGCAATCAGGTTTGACGGACGCGTCGCCATCGTCACCGGCGCGGGCAATGGTCTGGGGCGGGCGCATGCGCTGGGGCTCGCAAGCCGCGGCGCCAAGGTCGTGGTCAACGATTTCGGCGGCGCGCGCGACGGCTCCGGCGGCTCGCTGTCGCCGGCTGAAACGGTCGTCGAGGAGATCCGCAAGGCAGGCGGCACCGCGATGGCTGATGGAGCGGACGTCTCGAACTTCGATCAGGTCGCCGCGATGGTCGAGCGCGTCTCCAGGGAATGGGGCAGTGTCGATCTGCTCTGCGCCAATGCCGGCATCCTGCGCGACAAGTCGTTCGGCAAGATGGAGGCGGCCGACTTCCAGAAGGTGCTCGACGTGCACCTCGTCGGTACGTTCTACTGCTGCAAGGCGGTATGGGCCGGCATGCGCGACCGCAACTACGGCCGCATCGTGCTGACCACCTCGTCCTCCGGCCTCTATGGCAATTTCGGACAGGCCAATTACGGCGCCGCGAAGTCCGGTATGGTCGGCCTGATGAACGTGCTGGCGGAAGAGGGTCGCAAGAGCAACATCCGCGTCAACATCATCTCGCCGACGGCTGCCACCCGCATGACGGAAGAGCTGCTGCCACCGCAGGCGCTGCAATTGATGAAGCCGGAAGCGATCACGCCGGCGGTCGAATATATGCTCAGCGACGACGCCCCGACCCGCACCATCATGGGCGCCGGCGCCGGCTCTTTCGCGGTGATCAGGATCATCGAGAGCGAGGGCATCAACTTGGCCGAGTCCGACTGGACGCCCGACGCGATATCAGCACATTTTGCGGAGATCAGTGACATGTCGAAGGCCAAGGCGCTGCAAGGCGCATTCGAGCAGACGCAGAAATATGTCGCGCAAGCGGCCGCTCGGGTCG